The following is a genomic window from Geminicoccaceae bacterium.
GTCCTGTCGTGATAGAGCGTGCGGAATTTCAGCATGGTGAACCGCCGCCCGTGCAGGCCGACGCGCTCCTGCCGGAACAGGATCGGCCCGCGAGAGTCGAGCTTCACCATGGCAGCGACAATGGCCAGCAACGGCAGGACCAGCAACAGCAGGACCGAAGCCAGACCGATATCAACCCACCGCTTGAGGCGCAGATCGAACACGCCGATCGGCTCGCCCGCATGATCCTGCCCCATATGCCGGTCGGAGACCTCCATTGCGGACAGACCGGAACCGGGTCGATCGGCAACCAGGTTCTCGCTCATGCCCATACCTTCCGGATCTTCGTCACGGACGCCTGATGGTGCCCGCATTTCCACCCTCCCACGCGATCATGCCGCATGGAATTCCTGCATTCATTTTTCGACATTGAGGCGTCCCGCACCGGCCCCGCCCATGACTTCGGGCCATCGAAAAAAGGCTAGCCTCTCGATTGAGGCAAAACAAGGGCTGCTCGACCACGAGCATAATATTTTGCGCCACCAATAATCCGCGACCGGAAAAAGCGACGATTGACAACAACCCGTCCACAGACAATGTGGCCTGGATGCATCATTCGCAATTATCCCTATGTGGCATATGGCATCTTTTTACTTTTTGTGTGGCCAAGCGATCAATCGATTACACTTTCTCGCCTTTGGCGAATCGATGCGAATACGCTCCGGGATAGAATATGGATATGCCATCACCATTTATCGGCGAAATATGTGGTGTTGCAGAACGCAAGCATCCTGCGCAAGATGCGCGCAACGATTGATCGGACAACATTGCGCTTTTCGAGGGATGCCGACCATGAAGACAATGTCACCGGCCACCACAGCCCTCCTGCTCGGGCTTGCCGGGTTTGCAGCGGCCGGAGAGGCCCGTGCCGCCGGCCTCAACCTTGAACTCAACAAGCTTGAGGCGATAGACCAGGGCTGTCGGATCTACATGGTCATCGGCAATGAAACGGGGCAGGAACTCGACAGTTTCCAACTCGACCTCGTGAGCTTCGATTCCTCCGGAATCATCGGCGAGCGCCTGGCCATTGAACTCGCCCCCATCGCGGCCGCGAAGACATCGGTCAAGCTGTTCGACATGACCAGCGCGTGCGATGCGATGTCGAGCCTCCTGATCAACGACGTGCTCGCCTGCACCTCGGCCGGAAAGCCCGTGGAAGGCTGCGCCTCGAATCTCACCCTCTCTTCCAAGGCCTCTACCGAACTCCGGCAATGAAAGGCCCCCTTCCCCGCATCGCCGCTTTGCTTCTTCCTTGCTGCGGATGTGCGGATGAAGTGCCAAACGGGAAATTGACCGCCTGGGTTTCGGCATCATGTCGGGAATATTGACAGGTTTGTGCTGTCGGTAGCGTTGGCCTGCCTTGAGGCCGGCCGGCTCATCTTGCCGTCGGGCGTGGTGCCGGTCACGATCAGCTTGACAATTCCTGCGGACGACCATATTTCCGGGCCGTGGCCATCAAGGATGGTTCTGGGGGATAGTTAAACGGTATAACTCTCGGCTCTGGACCGAGCATTCCTGGTTCGAATCCAGGTCCCCCAGCCAGGCTTGAATGTACCGCAGTTGAGAGTTCGACCGGGTACCCTTGAAGGAACGAGGGCAGCCTGTTTGTCGGTACTCGTTGCCTGTGGGGCGGAGTAGCTCAGTTGGTTAGAGCAGCGGAATCATAATCCGCGTGTCGGGGGTTCAAGTCCCTCCTCCGCTACCAAAATATTTCAACAACTTAGGCGATTTCTCCAAACTCCGTTGCACAGGCGTTGCACCAAACTGAACAGAGGGGGTGCGACAGTTGGGCTATGTGCAGTGTTGGTGGAAGTGCTGTTGGGCAGAGACCCTGCTGCACCTTCAAGGCCAAGCTGTACATCCCACAATGCATGTCAGTCACGCCACCGGCAATCCAGACCTTCGTGCCGGCAGGAAAGGCGATCATGAGCCCTCCACCATGGGCGGCAATCGCGCCAACAAGGCTGCATCGATCAAGGCCGGCACGACTTCGCCAGTCAGGACAGATTGGTGAATACCCTGTCGCGGGATCGCGCCAAGGACATGGTGACAAATTATGAACAGCAACAGCAGATCGACCCCGCACAAGGATTATGCCGAGCGGCGCGGCATCACCTTCCGCACCCGTGTTGCCCAGATCATGCGCAGGCTGATGCCGGAGTGCGTGCGCGATGCCGTCGATGACATGCTCGACAGATTGCGCGCGCCGGGCGACGGCGTGCCCGGCCCCGAGGCCGGAACTGGCCGGGAAAGGGAAGGCTCAGTTCGCAGTAAATATCCCCCGGCAGAGCCGGGGGCTTTGGTTGAGAGCCGCTCAAAGCGGCGGTTTGCGGCGCTGCGCGGCCGCAATCTGTTCGCCGCCTGAAGGCGGCATGTTCAGGGTAACAGCGCGAGTTGATCGAGCCGGCGATCTTCCTTCTCCTGATTGCGAATGTAGTCGCGGATGACCGTTTCGTCTCGCCCGACCGTGCTGACAAAATATCCTCTTGCCCAGAAATGTTGGCCAACGAAATTGCGTCGGCGTTCGCCATAAACACGGGCTAAGTGAATGGCGCTCTTCCCTTTGATGAAGCCGACGACATTGGAGACAGCATATTTGGGGGGAATGGCGAGCATCATGTGGACGTGATCCGGTAGCAGATGACCTTCTATGACCTTGCTCTCCTTTTGTTTGGCTAGCTGTCGAAAAACCGCGCCGAGATGTGGGCGCAGGCCTGTATACAGCGTCTTGCGTCGGCATTTCGGGATAAAGACGACATGATATTTGCAGTCCCAAACGCTGTGACTTAGGCTCTGATACGTGTCCATCGCTGACGTTCCTTCCGTATGCGTGGTGGCAAACGAAAGAAACCCGGCGATGGACTGCCGGAAACGTCAAACTCGGGCTGCCGCCCCGGCATAGCCGGGGGATCTCCTATTTTAGTGTGAACGACCACCGGCTGAAAGCCGGTGGCTTCAGGTTACGGCTCAAAGCCGGATCGGTCCGCCGAACGGCGGACTACGTGACGTGAAAGTCATCATCCGGTTCTGGCGGGACCTGGCTCTTGATGTACTCCGCCCATACCTCGTCCGTAACATTGCCGCTCGACGCGACCCAATAACCGCGCGCCCAAAGATGCTGGCCCCAATATCGCTTCTTGAGCGAAGCAAACTCGCTCAAAAGCTTGTGTGAACTGCGCCCCTTGAGATGCTGAACCGCTCGCGATACCGAAAGATCCGGCGGTATCGACAACAGCATGTGGATATGATCCCGATTGATCGAACCGGCGTGTATGACCATTTCGTGCGCTCGCGCCGTCTCGCGTAACAGCTCCCGACAACGGTGCCCGACATCACCACCGAGAACCTGGTAGCGGTACTTCGTGATCCAGACCAGATGATACTTGCAGTCCCAGACCGTATGGCTGCCGCGCTTGTAAACTTCCATGCCGGCATTCTACGACGCGCCGCCTGATCACCCAAGCCGCCTAAAGGCGGGGGATTTACGGATCCCCTATCGGGGACTTTAAAGCCCGTCAGCTTTCCTTCGGCCAGCGCTCTCGGCAGGATCTGCCTGACGAACGTCTCCGCGTCTTCACCCTCCAAGGCCCGCTTGGCGAGGATATGCGAGAGGCCGTAGCCCCGGCTGAAGCCCTTGGCCGGGTCGCCAGGGCTGCCATAGCCGAACGAGATCATGCCAATGTCCGGACGGTACATCGCCTCCGGAACATCGACCTTGTCGTCGAGAACCCGCGCGGCCGCCTGCTCGCCCATGACACGGCTCTGCGCCGGCGTGATCGACCACTCGCCGCCCAGGGGACGCGGCTTGGGGATGTCGACCGGACGGCCCCGTGGCGACATCGGCGATGGCGGTGTCGAGATCGGCGACCGCAGCGGCGACATCCTCCGGGTCCGGCATGCCCGGCCGGCGGCCGCCGAGATCGCCCAGCGGGTCGACACGCTCGACGTCGATGTCACCGGTCCGCTCGTTGACAGCCGGCTTCCAGGAGCGTCCGCCGCGCGAACTCCACCAGGCACCACCGGCGCCGACAGCACCGCCGAGGGCAGCACCCATGCCGATATCGAGCAGCACTTCGGCGAAGCTCGCATCGTCGCCGAGATAGCTTTTGCGCTGGAGGATGAACGGCTCCATGGCCGCCGTGCCGACAGCGCCCTCCAGAGCGCCGACAGCGGCCGTACGCGCGATCATCGCCCCTCGCGTTACCGCCTTGGCCACCCAGGCCGCCCGCCAGGCGGGACCGACCATCGGAATGAAATTCACCGGATCGGGCAGGCTGCCGACGAGCCCGGCGCCAAAATGCAGCACACTCTCGGCAAGACCGGCGTCGCGTTTCTCGATGACGTAATCCCGCCATCGGCGGAGATCGTGCGCGGCCGCGCACTCCTCCGCGCGCTCCTGCGTCATGAACGGATCGAACGGCAGATCCTCGCGGAAATAGGGGCTCGCCTTCCAGTCTTCCTCGCTCATGGCGGCGGGGCCCTGGCGCCTGGCGTAGGCGTCGATGGCCGCCCGCTTTTCGGCGGACTGCCGTCCCTCCTGGCGGCGCAGCGCCGGGTTCAGCTCACCCGTGGCCGAGACATAGGCTTCGGGCCCGAGATCCTCGAGCAGCAGACCGGGCGTCGTGTCGGCAAAGGCGGAGGTCGTGGACGCGCCGAGCGCCTCGAACAGATCCGGCCGCCAGGCGAGAGCCGCCTGACCGAGTTCATCCGGCGACGCGACTTCGAGATCGACACCTCTCATGGCGTGATGATCTCCCCGATTGCATTGAACACGACGCCTTTTGACGATTGCGCGGTGACATCGGTGCGCTGCCTGTTCGCCTCAGCGATAGCCTCCTCCGGCAGCACCCGGATCGGCGCTCCATCGCGCCCGGGCATCCATCGGGCGCGTCCGTCCGGCAGCCGCACCATCAGACCGTATCCGCCGTCGGGGTGATCGAGCCAGCGGGCATTCTCGCTGAAATCCTCGATCAGCGCTTCGGCAAACTTGTCCGCGAACACGCCTTCGCCAAGCCCCAGACGTTCCCGCAGCACATCGGCGCCAACGGTTTGCGGCAGTCCGTCGCGGATCGCCGCGAGACCGTCGGCCACTTCGTCCGCGTCGGCATCCTTCGGCAGGCTCACAGCCGCGAGATTGCTGCGAACGAGCGACTTGCGGTCGCGGGTCACGGCCTTGCGCGCCTGTTCGACCGCATCCGCCGGCGACATGCCGGCGGCGACACGCGCCTGCGCCACTTTCTTCACCAGCTCGACGTCGGTGTCGCGATCCTGCAGCAGCCGGCTGTCACCGGTCCAGAGTGCCGCCATTTCCCGCTCGCCGGAGATATCGTCGATGTTCAGCTCGTCCTCGATTCCCTTCTTCGCTTCCCTGTCGACATCCACCTTCGTGCTGATCGCATCGAGGATCGTCGACGCGGACGCCCGGTCACCTTCGGCGAGCGCGTCGATCACCCTCGATGAGCCGGCGGCCATGCCGGCCTGTTCCAGATCGGCCGTGACCAGATCCCGAACGCGCTGGTCGCCGATGGCGGCGAAGCCCTCCAGCTGCCGCAGGCGACCTGCCGTGCCGCCCTCGCCATTGACGCGCTCGACAAGTGACGAGGCCACCGCCGCCGGCAAGGGGCGCCGCAGTTCCTCCGGGACGCCGAGAGCCGCCTGCGCCTCGAGGCTGGCCGCAACAGCGGCTCCGACCGAATCCGCCCTGGACGAACGTATTGCGGGCCTCACCGCACTGCGCGACCAAGCGCGAGCCGACGCCACGCGCATCGAAGCCATGCTGGCCAGTTCCACCCACCAGCACCTGACAGGCGACGCCGTGCGCGAACTGACAATTGAAGCACGCCGCAGATTACGACTTGGAAAAGGGGGCTATCGGCGGGAGCACGTCCGAGCCTTCGCCCAGCGTGTCGAGGTCGCCGACGACGCGATCTACATCAAGGGCAATAAAAACACCCTGTTGCGGACACTGGTGGCGACAAAAGGAGAAAAATCGATGGCACACGTTTTACAGAGCAACCCACGGTGCCCCATAACCAGTACATCCACCAGAGAAGACAAGGCTGGTACGTCCGTGTCACCGTCCCGCCGACACTGAGACCACTCCTCGGTAAATCCCATGTGGTCAGGTCGCTCAAGACACGTGATGTCGAGATGGCGCGGTTGGCCTCAGTTTAGCCCAGAAGTCTGAGAATGTCGGGCTCGATAACCTCGTCCAGCAAGGCGATGGCCCGTCGAAGGTGTTCCACTTTCAAACCTCCCGAGTACAGGTTGAGCGCCAAACTTTGCTCTGAATGGCCCATCAACTCGGCGATCACGCTGGCATTGACCGCTGGATCGATGGTGGAAGCGTGTTCAAGATAGGTGGCGAATGTCCGCCGGTAACTGTGGAAATCCACGGTGCGGTCATCACCAAGGGTGGCTCGGCGAAAGGCCGTGTAGCGTTTCGAGGCGTACCATGACCGTTTCCCGTCTGGACCGCCCGGGGTCAATTCTGGAAATAGGAATTCATCACTTCCCGAGCAAAGTCGTCGCTCCAGCAGGCCGCATAGTCTCGGATGCACAGGTATGATCCGTTCGGCATTGCTAGTCTTGCCTTCCCTGATCGTGATGGATCTGTCAGCAAGGTCGATATCCGCTTTGTGCAGTTCACACAGCTCGTTGATGCGTGCGCCGGTCAGCAATCCCAAACGGATCAGATCGCGCAGGGCACCTCCATATCGACCACCGACGACAGGGCGGGGATTGGAAAACAGCAGCTTTTTCAACTCGCTGGCCTGATAGGGCCTCTTCTTTTCACTGCGAGATTGCCGAGCGGGCACAACACTCTGGTTTGTCCAGGGATTGTCAGCGGCGAGCCCCCGGCGAACGGCCCAGCGCCACATGGATGACAAGGACGAAATGATACGGTTGATCGTCGCTGCCTTCCGACCCGATGCCAGCAAGACCGTTGAGACGAATTCGCCCGCGACCCGGCGTGACACTGCATCAATCTGAAGTTGCCTGTCGTGTGACGACATAAACAGCTCAATGGCGGTTCGGTGTTGAAAACTGGTCTGCTTGGTGAAAGTTCCGCCAGCCTCGTTCAACCAAAGCTCGATCAGCTCCGAGATCTTCGAAGCTTGGGCCGGGTCCGTTGCAGGCGATTGTGAAATCACCTCCCGAGCCGGTTCAGTAGGACCGACAACGCGCCACGAGGGCTCTGGCTGCAACTCCGATTTCCGGGTCGCTATGGCGCAAGGTCCGCTTGCACCCGGCTCACATCCGGGAAGTTCAGGGCTGAGCGGATGGTATCCATCAGTTCGCACTTCGGAAAACCACTCGTTCACCTGAGCCAACACGCCCCATCGCCGTAGCCGCGCCGTCTCGACATCACGTGTCTTGAGCGACTTCACGACATGGGTTTTCCCGAGGACGGGCCTGAGTGTCGGCGGGACGGTGACACGGACGTACCAGCCTTGTCGGCGCTGGTGGATGTACTGGTTGTGGGGCACCGTGGGTTGCTCTGTAAAACGTGTGCCATTGTGGCACACATTGGTCTTTCGGGGACCGCAGAGAAACCCCTGTTTTTCAGGTGTTTATCCTAGGTGGCGGAGACGGGGGGATTCGAACCCCCGATACGGAATTACCCGTATGACGGTTTAGCAAACCGCTGGTTTAAGCCACTCACCCACATCTCCGGCGCGCGTTGCTCATAGGAGTTTCAAATCCTTGCGTCAATATCGAAGGCGGTTTGAAGTGCGGTAATTGCATTGGCATGACGGCTGCGTTGCAGGCGATGCGCTAGTGGAATGATTCCAACATTTGGAACCCGCGATTTCGAGCAGCGATGATTTCGTTTGGGTCGGCGCGCCATGTGAATGGCTTTGCCTCGGTGTCGTTGTGCTCTGTTATGAAGCGCTGGATTGCGGCTTGCAGGTCGGCGACGGAACTGAAGGCCCCGTATTTCAGCCTGCGCTTTGTCAGCTTGGCGAAGAAGCCCTCGACGGCGTTCAACCATGACGCCGATGTTGGCGTGAAATGAAAGGTCCAGCGGGGGTGGCGTTCGAGCCAGCGCCTGACTTCTTGTGTCTTGTGCGACGAGACATTGTCGAGCACGACATGCACGGTCTTTCCGGTCGGGATTTCCTGTTCCAGCGTGTTCAGGAAGCGGAGGAACTCCTGGTGCCGGTGGCGCGCCATGTTCTGCCCGAACACCTCGCCGGTCAGCACATTCAGTGCGGCAAAGAGCGTGGTCGTGCCGTTGCGCTTGTACGGCCGGGATCCAATCATCAAGATCTACACCACCATCACCGACCGTTACGCGCCCCTGCATCAGACCGTCATCGCCGGCACCGCCAGCGAGGCCGTTCACACACTCGATGGCATTCTCGGCCATGATGCCCATGTCGATATCTCGGCCCTCCATGTCGATGGCGGTGGTGTTTCCGATATCGTCTTCGCTCTCATGCATCTGCTCGGAATCCGCTTCGAGCCTCGCATTCCCAGGCTGTCAGACCGCAAGCTCTATGCTTTCGAGCCAAGATCCCGATATGGGCGGCTGGCACCATTGTTCGGCCAACGGCTCGATCGCCAGATCATCCAGGCCGAATGGATGAATGTGCAACAACTCGTCGAGGCCTTGCGCAACCGGATCGTGACGCCATCGCTGATCCTCAGGAAACTCGCCGGCTTCCGGCTGCAGAACGGACTTGCCATGGCTCTTCGGGAAATCGGCCGGGTCTGCCGGACCTTGTTCACGCTACGCTGGTTCAACGAGCCCGCGCTACGCTCCCTGGTCAACGCCGAACTCAACAAGGGCGAGGCTCGCAACAGTCTGGCGCGTGCCGTCGCCTTCCATCGCCTCGGCCGGTTTCGGGAGAGAAATCATGAAAACCAGCAGATCCGCGCCGCATCGCTCACTCTCGTGACCGCCGCCATCGCCCTGTTCAACTGCCGCTATCTCGAACGCGCACTCGCTGCCATGCGGGCCGATGGCTTTCACGTCGACCCTCGACTCATCGTCCGCCTCTCACCGCTTGGGGGGGAGCACATCAACCTCGCCGGTGACTATATCTGGTCCGACAACCTGCCCCTCGACGACCTCGGCTTCCTGCCGCTCAGATTCCGCCACGCATGACCAATACTTTTCGTGTTACCGGGAATCCGTGTCCCAATTCTGCACTGTCGCGCGGACGAGGCCGTTGCGGGCGTTGACGAGCTCGGCCAGTTGCAGCTGCGTTGCGGTTCTGGCTGGCCTGACCGGTGGCTTGAGGACCGCCGCCATCCGGGCGAGCATGGCGGCATCGATCCGATCGGTCTTGGCGAGTGTGCCGGTGGCCTGGGCGAAGCGTCGCGCGCGTTCGGGGTTGAGCCTGACGCAGGGGTGACCGGCCAGTACCTGCTCGAGCGCGCGATGACAAGTCGCTGTCGCTTCATGGGCGATGCGCTCGATGGTCCATTGAGCGGCCCATGCGATCAGCGCCTTGTGACCCCTGGCGGTATTGGTGAACTGCCGGTCGATCCCGGCGGGATGGGCATGGCAATCGAGCGTCGCTTTGGAGATGTCGATGCCGATATTTTGTGGCTCCGGGGTCTGTGATAGAGATGCGCTCATCTTTTCCGCTGTCCTTTGCTTGTCATCCGGGCCTCAAAGCCCCGGTATCCGTTCAGGCCTGATGGAAAAGAAAGGGGCGATCCAACTCTAACCCGGTCCCCAAACGACCGGCTTTTCCGCGATCCGTCCCCTTCCGCCCGATCCGGCTCAAACGGATGGCAAAGTCATAAGACAAGCGTTTCCCGTTCAGGCGGAATAGCCTGAACGATCAGGAAATGCGTCGAAACAAACAGATAGAGCCAGTTTTCCGATTTCACCTAATCGGGAAACGCTCTAATCCTGTGGTTGCTGCCGTGTCCTCCCCACTCGGGCAATGTACCGACAACCGGATTTCCTCCGACTGGCAGTCACAGGAAACCCGTGAAGATCGGTATCTCGGTGGCAAAGACGTGTTCGAAGAGGGTGCCGGCGCCGAACGGCAGTCCCGGGGCGAAATCGTAGGTCACCCGGACATGGGCCACCGATTCCTCATCGCTGACCACGTCGACCGAAACGGAGCACCGGGCCGTCGAAAAGCCGGTATCGTCGAGCTTCTGCTCGATATGACCCTCGATCGAACTCTGATCCTTGAGTTCCTCGACCAGGACTTCGCGGACGGCCTCACGCATGGCCCTGTTCAGCGAATGCGTCTGGAACAGATAGAGAGAGAGGCCGAAAATGCCGAGGAGCACGGCCATGAACATGGGAGCGATCAACGCGAACTCGACCAGCGTGGCACCCCGCTCATCCGCGCGGAGCACCGGAGACCGGCGCCCCCTCATTGGATAAGACGTACCGCGATGTCGGCCTCGATGTCCTTGTAGCCATCGATAAGCACGCCGGCAAGCCGGTCGGACGCGCCGAAGCTCGCAAACGACTGGGCGGGCTCGCCATCGTCACAGGTCGCGGAGCATTGCGGCCATCTACCGTCCTCCCGCTGGGTCAGGGCAACCCTCGTGGCGCGTTCACCATAACCCTGCGATGTCCGGAAAT
Proteins encoded in this region:
- the tnpA gene encoding IS200/IS605 family transposase; amino-acid sequence: MDTYQSLSHSVWDCKYHVVFIPKCRRKTLYTGLRPHLGAVFRQLAKQKESKVIEGHLLPDHVHMMLAIPPKYAVSNVVGFIKGKSAIHLARVYGERRRNFVGQHFWARGYFVSTVGRDETVIRDYIRNQEKEDRRLDQLALLP
- the tnpA gene encoding IS200/IS605 family transposase, which codes for MEVYKRGSHTVWDCKYHLVWITKYRYQVLGGDVGHRCRELLRETARAHEMVIHAGSINRDHIHMLLSIPPDLSVSRAVQHLKGRSSHKLLSEFASLKKRYWGQHLWARGYWVASSGNVTDEVWAEYIKSQVPPEPDDDFHVT
- a CDS encoding tyrosine-type recombinase/integrase, whose protein sequence is MKSLKTRDVETARLRRWGVLAQVNEWFSEVRTDGYHPLSPELPGCEPGASGPCAIATRKSELQPEPSWRVVGPTEPAREVISQSPATDPAQASKISELIELWLNEAGGTFTKQTSFQHRTAIELFMSSHDRQLQIDAVSRRVAGEFVSTVLLASGRKAATINRIISSLSSMWRWAVRRGLAADNPWTNQSVVPARQSRSEKKRPYQASELKKLLFSNPRPVVGGRYGGALRDLIRLGLLTGARINELCELHKADIDLADRSITIREGKTSNAERIIPVHPRLCGLLERRLCSGSDEFLFPELTPGGPDGKRSWYASKRYTAFRRATLGDDRTVDFHSYRRTFATYLEHASTIDPAVNASVIAELMGHSEQSLALNLYSGGLKVEHLRRAIALLDEVIEPDILRLLG
- a CDS encoding pilus assembly protein, which translates into the protein MLRADERGATLVEFALIAPMFMAVLLGIFGLSLYLFQTHSLNRAMREAVREVLVEELKDQSSIEGHIEQKLDDTGFSTARCSVSVDVVSDEESVAHVRVTYDFAPGLPFGAGTLFEHVFATEIPIFTGFL